The window GATCGCGATCGCGCCATCGAGGACGTGCGCGACGTCTTCATGCATGTCGAGAAGGAGACCGATGCCGGCCTGATCGTCTCGGGCGCGAAGGTGGTTGCGACCGGCTCGGCGCTGACGCACTACAATTTCATCGCCCACTACGGCATCCCGATCAAGGACAAGTCGTTCGCGCTGATCTTCACGGCGCCGATGGACGCCAAGGGCGTCAAGCTGATCGCCCGCTCGTCCTACGAGTTCACGGCGGCCGCGACCGGCTCGCCGTTCGACTATCCGCTGTCGAGCCGCTTCGACGAGAACGACTCGATCCTTGTGTTCGACAAGGTGCTGGTACCGTGGGAGAACGTCTTCATCTATGGCGACGTCGACAAGATCAACCAGTTCTTCCCGGCTTCGGGCTTCATCCCGCGCTTCACGTTGCACGGCGTGACGCGGCTTGCCGTCAAGCTCGACTTCATTGCCGGCCTGTTCTCGATGGCGGTGGAGGCGACCGGGTCGAAGGATTTCCGCGGCGTGCAGACGGCGGTGGGAGAGGTGATTGCCTGGCGCAATCTGTTCCACGGCATTTCGGATGCGATGGTGAAATCACCGATCGCCTGGCAGGGCACCGAGGGCTACAACCTGCCCAACCTGAACTACGGGCTGGCCTATCGTGTCTTCGCGCCGATGGCCTATCCGCGGATCAAGGAACTGATCGAGCGCCATGTCGCGAGTGGCCTGATCTATCTGCCGTCAAGCTCGGCCGACCTCGAGAGCGAGGCGATTAGGCCCTATCTCGATCGCTTCGTGCGCGGCTCCAACGGCTACGCCGCGATCGACCGGATCAAGCTGCTCAAGCTGCTCTGGGACGCGGTCGGCTCCGAGTTCGGCGGCCGGCACGAACTCTACGAGCGCAACTACGCGGGCAATTACGAGAACCTGCGCGTCGAGACGCTGATGGCCGCGAGCGCCACCGGCGACCTCGGCGCCATGCAGGATTTCGTGCGCAACTGCATGAGCGACTACGACGTCTCTGGGTGGACGGCGAAGGATCTCGTCAATCCCGACGATATCAATCTGGTCAGCCGCGGACTGGTGCAGGGCTGACGACTGGGCTGACGATCTGATAGACAGAGCGATGGAGCCGCCGCGGTCGCGCGGCGGCTCCATTCCGTTTTCGCGCTACCGCTTCATCGCTTGCAGAGAGAGTTGATCATCATGCTGTTTCACGTCGAAATGGACGTGCGGATTCCGTACGATCTCCCAGCCGAAAAGGTCGATGCGCTGAAGCAGGCGGAACGCGTCCACGCCATGGAGCTGCAGCGCACCGGGGCCTGGCGCCATCTGTGGCGGGTGGCCGGACGCTATGCCAATGTCAGCATCTTCGACGTGTCAGGCGCGCAGGAATTGCACGACATGCTGTCCAGCCTGCCGCTGTTTCCGTTCATGCAGATCCGCGTCACGCCGCTATGCCGGCATCCGTCGTCGATCCACGACGACGACCGCTAGGGCTAGTCGACAACCGTGCGCGGACGCCGGTGACGGGCCGAGGTGTTGATGCTGCCGGTGACGTCC of the Bradyrhizobium quebecense genome contains:
- a CDS encoding 4-hydroxyphenylacetate 3-hydroxylase N-terminal domain-containing protein is translated as MTTAAALRADAPASTTSVYTGAEFLDSIQDSREIYIYGERVKNVTQHPAFRNSARMVARWYDRFHEKKDQIGVPTDTGSGQLTHPFFLGSRTSDDLIRGRDAIAELQKVAYGWMGRSPDYKAAFLGTLGANSGFYGEYAGNAKKWYARTQERLDFWNHAIVNPPIDRDRAIEDVRDVFMHVEKETDAGLIVSGAKVVATGSALTHYNFIAHYGIPIKDKSFALIFTAPMDAKGVKLIARSSYEFTAAATGSPFDYPLSSRFDENDSILVFDKVLVPWENVFIYGDVDKINQFFPASGFIPRFTLHGVTRLAVKLDFIAGLFSMAVEATGSKDFRGVQTAVGEVIAWRNLFHGISDAMVKSPIAWQGTEGYNLPNLNYGLAYRVFAPMAYPRIKELIERHVASGLIYLPSSSADLESEAIRPYLDRFVRGSNGYAAIDRIKLLKLLWDAVGSEFGGRHELYERNYAGNYENLRVETLMAASATGDLGAMQDFVRNCMSDYDVSGWTAKDLVNPDDINLVSRGLVQG
- the catC gene encoding muconolactone Delta-isomerase; translated protein: MLFHVEMDVRIPYDLPAEKVDALKQAERVHAMELQRTGAWRHLWRVAGRYANVSIFDVSGAQELHDMLSSLPLFPFMQIRVTPLCRHPSSIHDDDR